The Amblyraja radiata isolate CabotCenter1 chromosome 5, sAmbRad1.1.pri, whole genome shotgun sequence genome includes the window CCGCTTTTAAGTGTAAAACACAAATATTCCGTAGCACATTCATCGAATGTTCATTTGTCTCCGATCAGTGCCGTTTGGGAGTATTATTCCAAAAGAATGTGGAATACACAATGGTATTGATGCTGATGAAGTAGTGAGGGGGGAGCCTTGAGTGATAAACATTTGCATGGACATAATGGGTGAAATGTGCTGAACCTCCAGATGATGCCACCTCTAACATATATGCTTCCTTACACTCTTTCTGATTTTAATTGGAGTTAATGTACACATTTTGAACTTAAGTACTTTCCCACTGGACTGATTCAGGTAAAGACAACAGCAACTCTGAACGGAGAATTGGATGATTGCTGATcaatctgtgaggcagcaagataAAACGGCAGTGATGGATTATTGTCTGTTGGCTGTAACAGAGTAAGCACAGGTCCAATGGAATGAGGTATTGGCTTGTGCTGTGGATattaatggagagagagagatacagcagtgaaacaggcccattgtgtccacaccatccaactttattctccccaaatccccatcAATTCCCCATACACTATCACTCGCCTAAACAGCAGGGGCAATCTACAGCGTCCAATTAACCTCTGgatctgcatgtctttgtgatgagggacgaaaccgaagcacccagaggaaaccacatggtcacagggataaagtgtaaactccacacagacagtggcgggtgtcaggatcgaaccaggatctctggagctgtgagtcagtagcagctctaccagttatgCCACTGCAATGATTCATTGCGTATCTCAAATCCAAGAAATGAAGATAACAATGATAGTTCCAGCAATGATAAAATTGTAGTTTTCCTTTCTCCTGTTCTGGTGGCGGCTCGCCTgctgtccgtctgtcttttttctttttttttgtcttgttaggagtatgtttttggtttattttcagttgtgtatatgtgggggggggggggtgggggaaactttgtaatctcttccttgaacggagacgcgaccttttccttgttgtGTCTCCGTTTCGCtggggcctaacattgtggagctggcggcctccaaccggaatcgacccaAGGGCTCCAGTCgtagagcctgcggacttaccatcacggagctggctgacttcggaggctgtggtggtactgcccctgcgacccgacttcggagcttcggctgCAGTCCCTTTGGGCGGTAaaatcgggagctcacaggtcccaggtaggagaccgattttcgggagctcccgcaatggcaacttcagccgccccgaatcgcggggtttgaatcggcccggcACGGTttaatcggccgcgggacttaccatcgcccgccgggggctttaacatcaagagcctcgatcgccatgacgcagcagtttgactgtctgaccgtgggagaagaacaggggaagagaaaatacttttgccttccatcacagcgaggaggtgtttggagattcactgtgatggatgtttgtgtggaactgtgttaattgtgtgttttgtttttttgctgttatgactgcagggaatgaaatttcattcaaacctttgtttgtttgaatgacaataaaggcattctaattctaattcttagCAATAAAATGAATTGTTATTATTTAAATGGAATGTGTACGTGGATGGAAGTCCAGTTGGGATGCATTGTGATTTGAATGAGTTTGGGGACTCGGTAATCAGTCTGTGTAAACCTGTTTGCAGGGGAGCGAGAGGAACTGAACCTGACCGCCAATAGGCTGATCGGCCGGACGCTGACGGTGGTGGTTTCTGTGCAGACCACCCGCAGTGCCCAGCAGGAGGAGTTCCTCAGCAGAGCCACGGCGCTGATTGACGAGGAGGTCGACAAGCTCCTGCAGGACGTGGCAAGCGCCAAGAGCCGCCTGGTCGCTCTCTACAACGCCTGCTCCTCCGAGGCTGTGCAGGGCCCCGTCAATCAGAAATTCCAGTCCATCATCGTCGGCTGCTCTTTGGAAGATCAAAAGAAAATCAAGACCAGACTGCAGAAGCTGATCAGAAATGTGTGCAGCGCTGACAGATCCATCGCCCTCCTGGACCAGAAGGTGGCACAGATTGGCAACTACAACCACCTCCAACAAAATGTATGTAACAGGGTGAGTATCGGCAACATTGTGCTGGCCAGACAGTGGGGGTTGGGAGGACTTGCTGCAGAATGTAATGGTAGAGGCAGAACTCGTGATTGTATTGCTCCTGATGAGTAGAggatagtttagtgtagtttagtttattattgtcaagtgtactgaagTACAGCGAAAAGAATATACATGCTTACAatcatagatacaaaaagctggagtaactcagcaggagagaaggaatgggtgacgtttcttcagaagggtctcgacattccaaaatcctggggcgacagggagacaccgtacgtcactacatgcgtcaccacgcatcaCGACCTGACGACGACGCAACAACCTCTTCAGGCTGTCGCCTAAAATATCGctcaagtgggaccggccctttacacTCAATGCAGATGAAAAGTCTCAAACCAAAATGTCGACTGTTCGTGTCCCAtctcagatgctgtctaaccgctgagttcttccatcgTAACCCACTCGTAacgcttcagattccagcatcagcagtttctcgTGCCTCTTTAAATGATACGGAGACGACTTTCAAACCCCAATGTTATTGTGAgagataaaattaactttaattgGTAAATTTGTTCTCAGCAGTTACTGGAAGGAACTCTCCAATGAATTAATAGATTGGCTCCATGGAGTAGCACTTGGGACAGTATATCCTAGCTGCAATTCCTAGGTCTCGTTGGATTGACTGATTTCGAGAAGAGCAGGGCAGTTCACCTAATTTCTAACGGGTTAACAAAAAGACAATGCTCCATACACTACATTCCCAAACCGAACATGAAAAATAAGAGCAGGAATAAACCATGTTTGTCTCAGACTGACTGGCTCCAGTGATcactaaatcatggctgatcttccacctcCAGTTTACTTTCTCTCTCGATCCCAACTGATATGCAGTTGCGGCATTGAGTCTGAAAATTATGCTGTAGCTAATGTAAAACTTTGTTTGGTTCACATTTGGAGTAcaacgtgcagttctggtcgcctcattacaggaaggatgtggagagcgTGCAGGCGTGGTTTACCGGGATAGAtaggtttaccaggatgatgcCAAGGTTAgaggtattagctataagaagagattagataaacttggattgttttctctggaaagttgaagcttgaggggagacctgatagaagcataagGAACAGAGATAGGggggacattcagaacctttcccccccccAGAGTAAAAATGACAcatagtgagtgcctggaatgcgctgcagaGTGTGGAGGTTGAGATGGATATATGATAGTGGCATGTAAGAGatttttggacagatatatggatatgctgggaatgaagggatatggattgcaggtagatgagatcagtttatcatggcatcatgtttggcagacattgtgggcagaagggcctgtttttttgttgtgttgtactgttctgtttTATGTTTTACCTGGAGTCAGAGGAGATGTGTTTaattttgcatcatgttcagcacagacattgtgggcagaagtacCAATTCCAGTCCTATGCTGTTCTACGTTCTGTTAAGAGACACATATCAGTCAACATCTGGTCTGCTTATAAGAACACCCAGCAAGAGGAGCAGTTGTTGACCATTCCTTGAGCCTgtcccatcattcaatatgatcatggctgttctaccAGATCCCCTGAGCCCTCAATTCCCTGACTATCTTTTCTAAATAGCCCCAATGATCCAGCCTCCAAAAACTTCTATGATGAGAATTCCAGAGTAACCACATCCCTGTCGGGTACAGAATTCCAAAGGTTGGAAACCTAACTTAACATGGAAATGTTCCTCATTTCGATCCTTTGCTTCTCCCCAGTCTAACCCCTCCACCCCAGCTCTAATTTCTTCAACCAGCTGTTTGCTCCTCCTTGTGCACACTTGAACTATATGCGTCTATTCCTTTCCACCGCCCCGCACAATTAGCCTGTGTTGTCAGCAGACTCAACTGTTTTACACAAGGACCCAACCTCTAATGTGAGACTGGAAATAGCTGAAGTCCCTACAATGATCAATAATGGTAACCCACAGGACAGGCTGCCAACTTGAATATGACCCTTTATTCCTTTCCCCTGTTTGCGATTCTTGAATCTAATTTCAATCTGTCCTAGTGAGTTCATATACTGAATATCAGATTACCACCTGGCACTTCACTCGATCCCTTCTGCAAATTCAGGTTTCTCCCTTCTCGCATTGCCGGTTACATCTTCAAATTAGATTATCAAAACACATATCGCCTTTCATAAAAACCATGCTGGCTCTACGTAATAACATGATTTTCACAGGTTTTTGACCACTTCCTCAATTCCAGTTGGAATTTAGGTCAGGCCTGTTGCAATGTAATCCCCTAATTTCTTTCTCCCTTTGTTTTAAACAGCAGTGTTACACTTACACAGGGACAATTCCAGAATTTTGGAGGATCACTGCAAATGCAGTCATCTTTTAGAACCCCTGGATGTAAGCCATCTGGGCAAACAGTCTTTGCATGGATTTAACCCCATTATTTTTTGTACTAATATCGATTACTCTGGTTTATACTGCCATGGGAACCTTGCTGCCCTTCATGTAGGTAATATGTGTCCTGTGAAAACTGACACAAAATATTGGTTTAATATCTCAACGTCTCCTATTTCCCCACATCTTTTTTGTTGTCTCAGCCTGTAAAAGAATCCATGTATTCTCTTCCTTTTAACTGCGTTTCCCGTTttattttttgttcattttcgTCTCGTTTTGCTGACTGTTAAAATTCTCGCAGGTTTTTTTAGTTCATCATGCACACTGTTTCCTGGAAAACATTGCTAATGAGAAATCAAGGTCGTCACTGATGAATAAAACGGATTTTGTGTCCGTTTTCACAGCAATTACACACAATGAATGGAAAATTTCAAAATGTGGCTTGATACGTGTGCCATTGTTGAAATGTCATGTCTTTAAACGTAACATCTTAATCCACTTTTGTCAACATCTCCATATACAATCATTAACTGATAACTAAAGACTGATCAATGTTCTCTCGAGAATCCCTTGCGAACAGTTTACAAATTTATCCCGTTACACAAGTTCAAACCTGGAATGACCGGTACTCAGGTTGACTCCGCAGTGCATTTTTTTCCAGGTATTCTGCTTTGGATGCATTCTGAGAATTAGTTTTCTTAACTAATTTAGCCAACTTGATTTGTCCAGTATGTGTGAACACGAAAACTCCCCTGATTCTtccaatatttttattagaaaatAATCTGATTTCTATAAATACTTTGTCCTGGGTTAAGTCCGACAAACTACTCCCactatttttaaaaatcttttgtttactcctctctccacccacacCATTTCACCTTCCTTATCGTCTGGGTCAAGATAATTTCTCATTATTGCCCGCCTGTGATCCTTTATTCTTGGGGTAATCCATCCCACAAAATGTCATCTTGTTTCATTTGAAGAGTCAAGATGggattatagccctgtcccacggtgcgagttcattccatgagctctcccgagtttgccctgattcgaactcggagatttacggtaatggccactcgtcggtactcagggctctcgtggacatttttcaacgtgtcttcccgtgcttacctgccattagcgagtcttcccgagtacctgccgttagtgttacgagccgctaagagacgtccccgagctccgacaaacccgctacgttcattctccatgcttacgagtttgattttttttaaaactcgggagagcacttgaatggacccgcaccgtgggacagggctattagttagATTGCATGGTCGgacaaagggcatgttcctgtaccgagtttgaatttagtttattgtcacgtgtaccaaggtacagtgaaatgcttttgttgcgtgctaaccagtcagcggaaagacaacacatgattacaatcagtggagcgattgtaatgcgtgattgcagatcctcTTCTGTGACTAGTACACAGAGAGtagcctgggttgggcgccatcttggattaTTTGGATGatgctaagggaataacgtttagtgcatgctaaagtccaattaaagacagtccaagggtctccagtgaggtagatgggagcccAGGACAGCTCATTAGTTGGTGATCCGATTGGTGGGTTGGGACCGGAGTGAAAAAGTCAAGACGATTGCTGTTCCGGCAGCAGTAGGAAATGAAGAGGCCGAGAGTCCTATGTTCTGGCGATATTTAACTCCTAAACATCATCACCATGAAGCTGCATTCTTGGAATGG containing:
- the bag2 gene encoding BAG family molecular chaperone regulator 2 isoform X2, yielding MAQAKINQLKSGDADNKFLRSMSMADRSGRLLETLDELELRVEALREAAASMEQEKETLLELIQSVQISQDMRNISDGEREELNLTANRLIGRTLTVVVSVQTTRSAQQEEFLSRATALIDEEVDKLLQDVASAKSRLVALYNACSSEAVQGPVNQKFQSIIVGCSLEDQKKIKTRLQKLIRNVCSADRSIALLDQKVAQIGNYNHLQQNNTRDGK
- the bag2 gene encoding BAG family molecular chaperone regulator 2 isoform X1, with translation MAQAKINQLKSGDADNKFLRSMSMADRSGRLLETLDELELRVEALREAAASMEQEKETLLELIQSVQISQDMRNISDGEREELNLTANRLIGRTLTVVVSVQTTRSAQQEEFLSRATALIDEEVDKLLQDVASAKSRLVALYNACSSEAVQGPVNQKFQSIIVGCSLEDQKKIKTRLQKLIRNVCSADRSIALLDQKVAQIGNYNHLQQNVCNRNTRDGK